From Apium graveolens cultivar Ventura chromosome 9, ASM990537v1, whole genome shotgun sequence, the proteins below share one genomic window:
- the LOC141685727 gene encoding uncharacterized protein LOC141685727: MKKARLAGLDTRGKATEPSFLKKHKEPIGEASTEGVGGHSAPITTATPTAAAATGAFQPLWGFRRGDTVVGSTKHAWDWSYHSVTPKDFTDVVATPDLERIKLMGAQSLASSNAYFQGAVRQAESWKRASDKADNALRRQQKKYTTLEKKLKRKEEELGESNAELVVLRAEKDKAIDNYLDSEEFAQSMRIRDDSVFPGFFRTGWDTALGTVNEACPDINPADYVCPDDEALLQRFCTRVVVSGHVPQDPLLPPPESSSRPADDDSSSSSSETTETSSESGEDDDMDAEGTSAPLSFFSPAWLVVFYPIFETLFIELL; encoded by the exons atgaagaaagctcggctcgcaggcctagacacccggggaaaggccacggagcctagcTTTTTGAAaaagcacaaagagcctataggagaggcttcaactgaaggagttgggggccatagtgctcctatcACTACTGCTACCCCtactgctgctgctgctacaggcgccttccagcctctctggggatttcgccgaggggacaccgtggttggatccacgaagcatgcatgggattggtcctaccatagcgtgactcccaaggactttactgatgtggtggccacccctgatcttgagaggattaagctcatgggagctcagtctctggcttcg tctaacgcctactttcaaggcgctgtgaggcaagccgagtcatggaagcgggcttctgataaggccgataatgccctcaggaggcaacaaaAGAAGTATactaccctggagaagaagctcaagcgcaaggaggaagaactcggagagtctaacgccgagctggtggtacttcgggcggagaaggataaagctatagacaactatctggactcggaggaatttgcccaatccatgaggattagggatgattcagtctttcccgggttttttaggactggttgggacacggcccttgggaccgtgaacgaggcttgtcctgatattaacccggcggactatgtctgccctgatgacgaggctttgctgcagaggttttgtacccgagtagttgtctcgggtcatgttcctcaggatccactccttcctcctcccgagtcttcttccagacctgctgatgacgacagctcttcctcctcctccgagacgacagagacatccagcgagagcggagaggacgatgatatggatgccgagggtacttcagctcctttgagctttttcagccctgcgtggcttgttgttttttatcctattttcgagactttatttatcgaacttttgtaa